In one Nicotiana sylvestris chromosome 8, ASM39365v2, whole genome shotgun sequence genomic region, the following are encoded:
- the LOC104219853 gene encoding uncharacterized protein, producing MSFMLLKLVALLVKVLRLVDGEQKPSMGYLYEAMDRAKETIQASFSDEQKYAKVFQIIDARWDEQLHRPLHAAGLILNPSLFYEQHEKNSLAKEVWTGFHQVVIKLNPDEDLQEKIVDQLAIYKAAEGLFKLRLAIKQRTTKSPVEWWDQYGVETPELQAFAIKVLSLTCSSSGCERNWSVFEHIHTKKRNRLTLKRLHNLVFIKYNRALRRRYNHRNIIDPILLDNIDEANEWLTGVPENCEGEEVFEGDSDFTWGDVAVGSGVGEDPYGLRRYTPSSSSIRKGKSVATTSRSLSLIDEDESDHEEEGEEEDDEQYEDNRGIQDFDNLEEEEEE from the exons ATGTCCTTCATGCTCTTAAAATTGGTGGCCCTTTTGGTTAAAGTACTCCGTTTGGTGGATGGAGAGCAAAAACCATCAATGGGCTACCTCTATGAAGCTATGGATAGGGCCAAGGAGACTATTCAAGCATCATTCAGTGATGAGCAGAAATATGCAAAGGTCTTTCAGATCATTGATGCAAGATGGGATGAGCAACTTCATAGACCTTTGCATGCAGCTGGACTTATTCTGAACCCATCACTCTTTTATGAGCAGCATGAGAAGAATTCATTGGCTAAAGAAGTGTGGACAGGATTCCATCAGGTTGTTATCAAGTTGAACCCAGATGAAGACTTGCAAGAAAAGATAGTAGATCAGCTTGCTATTTACAAGGCAGCTGAAGGACTTTTTAAGCTCCGACTTGCTATTAAACAAAGAACGACGAAGTCGCCAG TTGAATGGTGGGACCAATATGGTGTAGAGACTCCGGAGCTACAGGCTTTCGCCATCAAAGTTCTAAGTTTAACTTGTAGCTCATCTGGATGTGAAAGGAACTGGAGTGTTTTTGAACAC ATTCATACAAAGAAAAGGAATCGACTAACCTTGAAGCGCCTCCATAATCTAGTGTTCATAAAATACAATAGAGCATTGAGGCGTCGCTACAACCACCGCAATATAATTGATCCAATTCTTTTGGACAATATTGATGAGGCTAATGAGTGGCTAACCGGAGTCCCCGAAAATTGCGAAGGTGAAGAAGTATTTGAAGGCGACTCCGATTTCACTTGGGGTGATGTTGCGGTTGGTAGTGGAGTTGGGGAAGATCCTTATGGTTTAAGGAGATATACTCCAAGTTCAAGCTCTATTAGGAAGGGAAAAAGTGTGGCTACTACAAGTCGATCTCTATCCCTAATTGATGAAGATGAAAGTGATCATGAAgaggagggggaagaagaagatgacgagCAATATGAAGATAATAGAGGAATTCAAGATTTTGacaatcttgaagaagaagaagaagagtag